A window of the Brassica napus cultivar Da-Ae chromosome A2, Da-Ae, whole genome shotgun sequence genome harbors these coding sequences:
- the LOC106401325 gene encoding serine/threonine-protein kinase BLUS1-like isoform X1: MWSGGEKKGFSVNPKDYKLMEEVGYGASAVVHRAIYLPTKQVVAIKCLDLDRCNSNLDDIRREAQTMSLIDHPNVIKSFCSFAVDHHLWVVMPFMAQGSCLHLMKAAYPDGFEESAICSMLKETLKALDYLHRQGHIHRDVKAGNILLDNTGEVKLGDFGVSACLFDSGDRQRARNTFVGTPCWMAPEVLQPGSGYNSKADIWSFGITALELAHGHAPFSKYPPMKVLLMTIQNAPPGLDYDRDKKFSKSFKEMVALCLVKDQTKRPTAEKLLKHSFFKNAKPPEICVKKLFADLPPLWTRVKTLEAKDAAQLALKGIASADQEAISQSEYQRGVSAWNFNVEDLKEQASLLDDDVSLAESREEDELCGEQLHNNNNMKAKEKNLNPEVEEQTASSAEQTTPSPKCNVPQGKAEPVRRQTQSGPLSPGTLLTNSDSDKGHGYYLRPESERQPAPSAQRAPSFSGPLNLPNRASANSFSAPIKSSGGFRDSMDDKSKPNVVQIKGRFQVTSENLDLARASPLRKSASVGNWILESKMQQPTGQPIKELSNPVSPSFIMPQLQNLLQQNLIQQDLIIKLLNSLQASEATDGSQNGKLPPLPRGSDSNGAVIELTSSERERLLLNKMSEIRARMKELTEELEEEKSKDTRLQQKLKSVTGQL; this comes from the exons ATGTGGAGCGGTGGGGAGAAGAAAGGTTTCTCTGTGAACCCTAAAGACTATAAGCTAATGGAAGAAGTTGGGTACGGTGCTAGTGCTGTTGTCCATCGAGCAATTTATCTTCCTACCAAACAAGTCGTCGCTATCAAGTGTTTGGATCTCGATCGCTGCAACTCCAATCTG GATGATATAAGGAGGGAGGCGCAGACCATGAGTTTGATAGATCACCCCAACGTTATAAAGTCGTTTTGTTCGTTTGCTGTTGACCATCACCTCTGGGTCGTCATGCCGTTCATGGCTCAGGGCTCTTGCTTACACCTCATGAAGGCAGCGTATCCAGATGGGTTTGAAGAGTCTGCTATATGTTCTATGCTGAAAGAAACACTTAAAGCTCTTGATTATCTTCATAGACAAGGGCATATTCATCGAGACGTTAAG gCTGGAAACATACTTCTTGACAACACTGGGGAGGTTAAGCTaggtgattttggtgtctctGCGTGCTTGTTTGACAGTGGAGATAGGCAACGTGCAAGAAACACATTTGTTGGTACCCCATGCTG GATGGCTCCCGAAGTCTTGCAGCCAGGAAGTGGATACAATTCCAA GGCTGATATCTGGTCTtttggaataactgctctggaGTTGGCTCATGGTCATGCACCTTTCTCCAAATATCCCCCCATGAAG GTACTATTAATGACTATTCAAAATGCGCCGCCTGGCCTTGATTATGACCGTGACAAAAAGTTCTCAAAG TCCTTTAAAGAGATGGTAGCATTGTGTCTGGTGAAAGACCAAACAAAAAGGCCAACCGCTGAAAAGTTGTTGAAACACTCATTTTTCAAGAACGCAAAGCCTCCAGAGATTTGTGTCAAAAAGCTGTTTGCTGATTTGCCACCTCTCTGGACACGAGTAAAAACTCTTGAG GCCAAGGACGCTGCACAGCTTGCTTTGAAAGGAATTGCCTCTGCTGACCAGGAAGCTATATCACAG AGTGAATACCAAAGAGGAGTAAGTGCGTGGAACTTCAATGTTGAAGATTTGAAAGAACAAGCATCTTTG CTAGATGATGATGTCAGTCTAGCAGAGAGTagggaagaagatgaacttTGTGGCGAACAGttgcataataataataacatgaaagcaaaggaaaaaaatttgaatcCTGAGGTGGAGGAACAAACTGCTTCTTCTGCTGAACAAACAACACCTAGTCCCAAGTGTAACGTTCCACAGGGAAAGGCTGAGCCAGTGAGACGCCAAACTCAAAGTGGACCACTTTCACCCGGTACTTTGTTAACTAATTCGGATTCAGACAAGGGCCATGGTTACTATTTAAG GCCTGAGAGTGAACGCCAGCCAGCACCATCGGCCCAGAGGGCACCCAGCTTTAGTGGACCACTGAATCTTCCTAACCGTGCTTCAGCAAACAGTTTTTCAGCTCCTATCAAATCTTCTGGAG GCTTCCGTGATTCTATGGATGACAAGTCGAAGCCTAATGTGGTTCAAATCAAAGGAAGATTTCAAGTAACATCAGAAAACTTAGATCTTGCAAGG GCATCCCCTCTCAGAAAATCTGCCAGTGTTGGGAACTGGATACTCGAATCTAAAATG CAACAGCCAACGGGTCAGCCCATCAAGGAGTTAAGTAATCCTGTGTCTCCCTCATTCATCATGCCTCAGCTTCAAAATCTGCTTCAGCAGAATTTAATACAACAG GATCTTATTATTAAGCTACTGAACAGCTTACAAGCTAGTGAAGCAACAGATG GTTCGCAAAATGGAAAGTTGCCACCTTTGCCTCGAGGATCTGACAGCAATGGAGCT GTTATTGAGCTAACATCTTCCGAGAGGGAAAGGCTACTGCTTAACAAGATGTCTGAAATTCGGGCTAG GATGAAAGAGTTGACAGAAGAACTTGAAGAAGAGAAATCAAAAGACACCCGA CTGCAGCAGAAATTGAAATCAGTTACTGGTCAATTGTAG
- the LOC106401325 gene encoding serine/threonine-protein kinase BLUS1-like isoform X2, which produces MWSGGEKKGFSVNPKDYKLMEEVGYGASAVVHRAIYLPTKQVVAIKCLDLDRCNSNLDDIRREAQTMSLIDHPNVIKSFCSFAVDHHLWVVMPFMAQGSCLHLMKAAYPDGFEESAICSMLKETLKALDYLHRQGHIHRDVKAGNILLDNTGEVKLGDFGVSACLFDSGDRQRARNTFVGTPCWMAPEVLQPGSGYNSKADIWSFGITALELAHGHAPFSKYPPMKVLLMTIQNAPPGLDYDRDKKFSKSFKEMVALCLVKDQTKRPTAEKLLKHSFFKNAKPPEICVKKLFADLPPLWTRVKTLEAKDAAQLALKGIASADQEAISQSEYQRGVSAWNFNVEDLKEQASLLDDDVSLAESREEDELCGEQLHNNNNMKAKEKNLNPEVEEQTASSAEQTTPSPKCNVPQGKAEPVRRQTQSGPLSPGTLLTNSDSDKGHGYYLRPESERQPAPSAQRAPSFSGPLNLPNRASANSFSAPIKSSGGFRDSMDDKSKPNVVQIKGRFQVTSENLDLARASPLRKSASVGNWILESKMPTGQPIKELSNPVSPSFIMPQLQNLLQQNLIQQDLIIKLLNSLQASEATDGSQNGKLPPLPRGSDSNGAVIELTSSERERLLLNKMSEIRARMKELTEELEEEKSKDTRLQQKLKSVTGQL; this is translated from the exons ATGTGGAGCGGTGGGGAGAAGAAAGGTTTCTCTGTGAACCCTAAAGACTATAAGCTAATGGAAGAAGTTGGGTACGGTGCTAGTGCTGTTGTCCATCGAGCAATTTATCTTCCTACCAAACAAGTCGTCGCTATCAAGTGTTTGGATCTCGATCGCTGCAACTCCAATCTG GATGATATAAGGAGGGAGGCGCAGACCATGAGTTTGATAGATCACCCCAACGTTATAAAGTCGTTTTGTTCGTTTGCTGTTGACCATCACCTCTGGGTCGTCATGCCGTTCATGGCTCAGGGCTCTTGCTTACACCTCATGAAGGCAGCGTATCCAGATGGGTTTGAAGAGTCTGCTATATGTTCTATGCTGAAAGAAACACTTAAAGCTCTTGATTATCTTCATAGACAAGGGCATATTCATCGAGACGTTAAG gCTGGAAACATACTTCTTGACAACACTGGGGAGGTTAAGCTaggtgattttggtgtctctGCGTGCTTGTTTGACAGTGGAGATAGGCAACGTGCAAGAAACACATTTGTTGGTACCCCATGCTG GATGGCTCCCGAAGTCTTGCAGCCAGGAAGTGGATACAATTCCAA GGCTGATATCTGGTCTtttggaataactgctctggaGTTGGCTCATGGTCATGCACCTTTCTCCAAATATCCCCCCATGAAG GTACTATTAATGACTATTCAAAATGCGCCGCCTGGCCTTGATTATGACCGTGACAAAAAGTTCTCAAAG TCCTTTAAAGAGATGGTAGCATTGTGTCTGGTGAAAGACCAAACAAAAAGGCCAACCGCTGAAAAGTTGTTGAAACACTCATTTTTCAAGAACGCAAAGCCTCCAGAGATTTGTGTCAAAAAGCTGTTTGCTGATTTGCCACCTCTCTGGACACGAGTAAAAACTCTTGAG GCCAAGGACGCTGCACAGCTTGCTTTGAAAGGAATTGCCTCTGCTGACCAGGAAGCTATATCACAG AGTGAATACCAAAGAGGAGTAAGTGCGTGGAACTTCAATGTTGAAGATTTGAAAGAACAAGCATCTTTG CTAGATGATGATGTCAGTCTAGCAGAGAGTagggaagaagatgaacttTGTGGCGAACAGttgcataataataataacatgaaagcaaaggaaaaaaatttgaatcCTGAGGTGGAGGAACAAACTGCTTCTTCTGCTGAACAAACAACACCTAGTCCCAAGTGTAACGTTCCACAGGGAAAGGCTGAGCCAGTGAGACGCCAAACTCAAAGTGGACCACTTTCACCCGGTACTTTGTTAACTAATTCGGATTCAGACAAGGGCCATGGTTACTATTTAAG GCCTGAGAGTGAACGCCAGCCAGCACCATCGGCCCAGAGGGCACCCAGCTTTAGTGGACCACTGAATCTTCCTAACCGTGCTTCAGCAAACAGTTTTTCAGCTCCTATCAAATCTTCTGGAG GCTTCCGTGATTCTATGGATGACAAGTCGAAGCCTAATGTGGTTCAAATCAAAGGAAGATTTCAAGTAACATCAGAAAACTTAGATCTTGCAAGG GCATCCCCTCTCAGAAAATCTGCCAGTGTTGGGAACTGGATACTCGAATCTAAAATG CCAACGGGTCAGCCCATCAAGGAGTTAAGTAATCCTGTGTCTCCCTCATTCATCATGCCTCAGCTTCAAAATCTGCTTCAGCAGAATTTAATACAACAG GATCTTATTATTAAGCTACTGAACAGCTTACAAGCTAGTGAAGCAACAGATG GTTCGCAAAATGGAAAGTTGCCACCTTTGCCTCGAGGATCTGACAGCAATGGAGCT GTTATTGAGCTAACATCTTCCGAGAGGGAAAGGCTACTGCTTAACAAGATGTCTGAAATTCGGGCTAG GATGAAAGAGTTGACAGAAGAACTTGAAGAAGAGAAATCAAAAGACACCCGA CTGCAGCAGAAATTGAAATCAGTTACTGGTCAATTGTAG